One segment of Panicum virgatum strain AP13 chromosome 1K, P.virgatum_v5, whole genome shotgun sequence DNA contains the following:
- the LOC120673343 gene encoding chorismate mutase 2, cytosolic codes for MDAAGGEQLSLAAVRDALVRLEDSVVFALIERARHPRNAAAYAPGAGGGAGGRSLVEFFVREAEALNAKAGHYQKPEDVPFFPQDLPSPFFPTRSSPKVLHPLASLVTVNDAIWKMYFDELLPLFTVDGDDGSYAETVALDFACLQVLSRRIHIGKYVAEVKFQDAPQDYSPLIQAKDSNSLMDLLTFKAVEEKVKKRVEKKARTFGQDVTLEDNAGKPQVTSSDSECKVDPTVVSKLYDQWVMPLTKDVEVEYLLCRLD; via the exons ATGGACGCGGCGGGGGGCGAGCAGCTGAGCCTGGCCGCGGTGCGGGACGCGCTGGTCCGGCTGGAGGACTCGGTGGTGTTCGCGCTCATCGAGCGCGCTAGGCACCCGCGCAACGCGGCGGCCTACGCGCCTGGCGCCGGTGGCGGGGCGGGAGGGCGCTCTCTCGTCGAGTTCTTCGTCCGGGAAGCAGAAGCCCTCAATGCAAAG GCTGGACATTATCAAAAGCCAGAAGATGTTCCATTCTTCCCTCAAGATCTCCCCTCGCCTTTCTTTCCTACCAGGAGTTCCCCAAAG gtttTGCACCCTTTAGCCTCTTTGGTCACTGTGAATGATGCAATATGGAAAATGTATTTTGATGAATTGCTCCCCTTGTTCACTgttgatggtgatgatggtagCTATGCAGAAACAGTTGCGTTGGATTTTGCATGTCTTCAG GTTCTATCAAGAAGAATCCATATTGGCAAATATGTTGCTGAGGTGAAGTTCCAAGACGCTCCTCAGGATTATAGTCCACTGATACAAGCAAAG GACAGCAATTCTCTGATGGATCTGCTCACATTCAAGGCAGTCGAAGAGAAGGTCAAGAAGAGAGTAGAGAAGAAAGCCAGGACGTTTGGACAGGACGTCACCTTGGAGGACAATGCCGGCAAGCCACAAGTCACTTCCAGTGACAGCGAATGCAAGGTCGATCCTACAGTTGTCTCCAAGCTTTATGACCAGTGGGTGATGCCATTGACGAAGGACGTCGAAGTCGAGTATCTCCTCTGCCGTCTCGACTGA